A stretch of Crossiella cryophila DNA encodes these proteins:
- a CDS encoding phosphotransferase enzyme family protein, whose translation MTDDHQTDWFGLPPEAVAHCQRVLGPCHPVADLSWPHGGARTVEVHAADGQSWIAKSVAKPSAYERERDAYRDWVPALADNAPHLLDAADNLRLLLISKLPGTLAESTPAATSPQAHHRAGELTRRFHQSTAPITDPGFAPRLLAKFDSWATRAETLLSQSQLAAARTELSGLATLPAPTLVPCHLDNHPRNWLVDDTGRLRLIDFGHARKDVWIQDLSRLHFGVWHNRPDLREAFLSGYGRTPTELDLAVLRCYAAYTGVSTVVWAHEHADPEFEAHGREILARSGS comes from the coding sequence GTGACCGATGACCACCAGACCGACTGGTTCGGCCTGCCGCCCGAGGCCGTCGCCCACTGCCAACGGGTACTGGGCCCCTGCCACCCGGTCGCCGACCTGTCCTGGCCGCACGGCGGGGCCCGCACCGTGGAGGTGCACGCCGCCGACGGCCAGAGCTGGATCGCCAAGTCCGTGGCCAAACCCTCGGCCTACGAACGCGAACGCGACGCCTACCGCGACTGGGTCCCCGCACTGGCGGACAACGCACCCCACCTGCTCGACGCCGCCGACAACCTGCGACTCCTGCTGATCAGCAAACTGCCAGGCACCCTGGCCGAAAGCACCCCGGCCGCGACCTCCCCCCAAGCGCACCACCGTGCGGGCGAACTGACCCGGCGCTTCCACCAGTCCACCGCCCCCATAACCGATCCCGGCTTCGCCCCCCGCCTGCTCGCCAAGTTCGACAGCTGGGCCACCCGAGCCGAGACCCTGCTCTCGCAATCCCAGCTGGCCGCCGCCCGCACCGAACTGTCCGGCCTGGCAACCCTGCCAGCCCCCACCCTGGTGCCCTGCCACCTGGACAACCACCCCCGCAACTGGCTGGTCGACGACACCGGCAGGCTCCGCCTGATCGACTTCGGCCACGCCCGCAAAGACGTGTGGATCCAGGACCTCAGCCGCCTGCACTTCGGCGTCTGGCACAACCGCCCAGACCTGCGCGAGGCATTCCTGTCCGGCTACGGCCGAACCCCGACCGAACTCGACCTGGCCGTACTGCGCTGCTACGCGGCCTACACCGGGGTGAGCACGGTCGTGTGGGCACATGAACACGCCGACCCGGAGTTCGAGGCACACGGCAGGGAGATCCTGGCCCGCAGCGGCAGCTGA